From a single Ornithodoros turicata isolate Travis chromosome 8, ASM3712646v1, whole genome shotgun sequence genomic region:
- the LOC135366018 gene encoding NPC intracellular cholesterol transporter 2 homolog a-like, with protein sequence MSRMSGMLCFWVVFIASALFFATLANASFNEVNYTLCGGAVHQVRVDPCVELPCPFKKGRSVNFEMDFYSPKNYSKVSVSIMGKIGNIQLSLPFNQKDGCTNSGLTCPLSAGNNHTVTRSVRVYRIYPKMKVLAIFEVTGDEEDVLACVQVPIHIQ encoded by the exons ATGTCCAGGATGAGTGGAATGCTGTGCTTCTGGGTAGTCTTCATTGCCAGTGCTCTCTTCTTCGCGACTTTGGCAAACGCCAGCTTCAACGAAGTGAACTACACATTATGCG gcggagcagtgcaccaagtCCGCGTCGACCCCTGTGTGGAGTTGCCTTGCCCTTTCAAGAAGGGCCGCTCAGTCAACTTTGAGATGGACTTTTATTCGC CGAAGAACTACTCCAAAGTGAGTGTCAGTATTATGGGCAAGATCGGCAACATTCAGCTGTCGCTACCCTTTAACCAGAAGGACGGTTGCACCAACTCTGGGCTGACCTGCCCTCTGTCGGCAGGCAACAACCACACGGTTACCAGGAGCGTACGCGTCTACAGGATCTATCCAAAG ATGAAAGTGCTGGCCATCTTCGAAGTGACGGGAGACGAAGAAGACGTCCTCGCCTGCGTCCAAGTCCCCATCCACATCCAATGA